The following are encoded together in the Pseudidiomarina andamanensis genome:
- the lptA gene encoding lipopolysaccharide transport periplasmic protein LptA has product MLKRFIPVVALLTINTAYVDDAAAQGREDFDKPIQINADRDSFDVANKVAVFEDNVVIRQGSLSIRADHLEVTRRDDQTDVFTAKGSPAIYEQKLDDGSPISAEADIISYDQNKQLLTLSGNVKVSQDNSVIQGNEIIYNFATQQLTASRGENESDRVTTIFMPKKKSDNQNEPINR; this is encoded by the coding sequence ATGTTGAAACGATTTATACCGGTCGTAGCGCTACTAACAATTAATACGGCCTACGTCGATGATGCTGCCGCGCAAGGTCGTGAAGATTTCGATAAGCCAATTCAAATTAATGCCGACCGAGACTCTTTTGATGTCGCCAATAAAGTTGCGGTGTTTGAAGACAATGTTGTCATTCGTCAGGGCAGTTTATCGATTCGCGCCGATCACCTTGAAGTGACTCGTCGCGATGATCAAACCGATGTTTTTACGGCCAAAGGTAGTCCTGCCATTTATGAGCAGAAGCTTGACGACGGTTCACCTATTTCGGCCGAAGCAGACATAATTAGTTACGATCAAAACAAGCAATTATTAACGTTGTCTGGCAATGTGAAAGTCTCGCAAGACAATAGCGTGATTCAAGGTAACGAGATTATCTACAACTTTGCTACGCAACAACTTACAGCCAGTCGCGGTGAAAACGAAAGCGATCGCGTTACTACTATTTTTATGCCAAAGAAAAAGAGCGACAACCAGAATGAGCCGATTAATCGCTGA
- the lptC gene encoding LPS export ABC transporter periplasmic protein LptC, whose protein sequence is MNRNLLIVIGVIFLAAAVLIWRPFDDGDGTEEQQGYREIKPDFTAKGLIVRVYGEQGELAHKIAAEQMTHYSPIGLTELMAPTYIAQLSNGGPVWQVRAEQGSFYADKTLVLERNIEMMSLSSEEFIERIETSYLTIDTREETVVTEQPVLIIGRDFTARGEGLRADMRAQTLEMTKHVETIYTGRSATNN, encoded by the coding sequence GTGAACCGCAACTTACTGATTGTCATCGGAGTTATTTTTCTTGCGGCGGCGGTACTTATTTGGCGTCCGTTCGACGACGGAGATGGCACCGAAGAGCAACAAGGTTATCGAGAAATCAAACCGGATTTCACAGCGAAAGGCTTGATTGTTCGGGTTTACGGCGAGCAAGGTGAACTTGCGCACAAGATTGCTGCCGAACAAATGACGCATTATAGCCCCATAGGCCTTACCGAACTTATGGCGCCAACCTACATTGCACAACTCAGCAACGGTGGCCCGGTTTGGCAAGTGCGAGCTGAACAAGGCTCTTTTTATGCTGACAAGACACTTGTATTAGAACGAAACATTGAAATGATGAGTCTCTCGTCAGAAGAATTTATTGAACGTATCGAAACCAGTTACTTAACCATAGATACGCGTGAAGAAACGGTTGTCACAGAACAACCGGTGTTAATTATCGGCCGTGATTTTACGGCAAGAGGTGAAGGTCTGCGTGCCGATATGCGCGCTCAAACATTGGAAATGACTAAACATGTTGAAACGATTTATACCGGTCGTAGCGCTACTAACAATTAA
- a CDS encoding STAS domain-containing protein yields MKSCEWQRNEQNEIALSGELDRMTVPLLWKQRKSWLHGEQVLTLNLAGVTKVDSAGVAMLLETKRAVLAEQRELVITNANQQLHSMVQVSGVEALLQLDEHTDK; encoded by the coding sequence ATGAAAAGTTGCGAATGGCAGCGTAATGAGCAGAATGAAATTGCGCTGTCGGGTGAACTCGACCGCATGACGGTGCCACTGTTATGGAAGCAACGTAAAAGCTGGCTTCATGGTGAGCAAGTGCTCACTTTGAATCTTGCGGGTGTCACGAAAGTTGACTCTGCAGGGGTTGCCATGCTGCTTGAAACAAAACGAGCCGTCTTAGCTGAGCAACGCGAACTAGTGATTACAAACGCAAACCAGCAACTCCACTCAATGGTGCAGGTAAGTGGCGTAGAAGCATTACTGCAGCTTGACGAACATACAGATAAATAA
- the murA gene encoding UDP-N-acetylglucosamine 1-carboxyvinyltransferase, which yields MQKLVIRGGNPLRGDVVISGAKNAALPILMAALLPSDNVQLENVPALQDVRTSLKLLGELGVASETLGPNSYLIKPQGINHHVASYDLVKTMRASILVLGPLLAKYGQAQVSLPGGCAIGARPVNLHIEGLRQMGADITVENGYINAKVDGRLRGANILMDMVSVTGTENLMAAATLADGVTIIENAAREPEVEDLANFLNSMGADVRGAGTDTISIYGKEKLHGGTYRVQPDRIETGTFLVAALATGGDVTCRNTDPTMLDAVMKKLTEAGATITKGDDWIRIQATERPRPVNIVTAPHPAFPTDMQAQFCALNAIADGAGWVRETIFENRFMHVPELRRMGANIELEGNTAISKGVKQLTGAQVMCTDLRASASLVIAGLVAQGETVVERIYHIDRGYETIEKKLSALGANIKRVS from the coding sequence ATGCAAAAGTTAGTGATTCGCGGGGGCAACCCGCTACGTGGCGATGTCGTTATTTCAGGTGCGAAAAACGCAGCACTCCCTATTTTAATGGCGGCGTTGTTACCGTCAGATAATGTTCAATTAGAGAACGTGCCGGCATTACAAGATGTGCGAACAAGTTTAAAGTTGCTAGGTGAACTCGGTGTCGCCAGCGAGACACTCGGGCCAAACAGCTATCTCATCAAGCCACAAGGTATTAACCATCATGTGGCAAGTTATGACCTAGTAAAGACCATGCGAGCCTCGATCTTAGTGTTAGGTCCGTTGCTGGCTAAATACGGTCAAGCACAGGTCTCGTTGCCTGGTGGCTGTGCAATAGGTGCGCGTCCGGTCAATCTACATATTGAAGGTTTGCGTCAAATGGGCGCCGACATTACCGTGGAAAACGGTTATATCAACGCGAAAGTTGATGGTCGATTGCGCGGTGCAAACATATTAATGGATATGGTGAGTGTTACCGGTACTGAGAACCTTATGGCAGCAGCAACGCTTGCTGACGGGGTGACGATTATTGAGAATGCCGCTCGCGAACCAGAAGTTGAAGATTTGGCGAACTTCTTGAACAGCATGGGTGCTGATGTTCGTGGTGCCGGAACTGATACGATTAGCATTTATGGTAAAGAAAAATTGCATGGCGGAACGTATCGCGTTCAGCCTGATCGAATTGAAACCGGAACTTTCTTGGTTGCTGCGCTGGCAACAGGTGGTGATGTGACTTGTCGCAACACCGATCCGACCATGTTAGATGCGGTAATGAAGAAACTGACTGAAGCCGGCGCCACCATCACTAAGGGTGATGATTGGATTCGTATTCAAGCAACAGAACGTCCACGTCCAGTCAACATCGTGACAGCTCCTCATCCGGCCTTTCCAACCGATATGCAAGCACAATTTTGCGCACTAAATGCCATTGCCGATGGTGCTGGCTGGGTTCGTGAAACGATTTTTGAAAATCGCTTTATGCATGTACCAGAACTACGCCGTATGGGGGCTAATATTGAGCTGGAAGGTAATACTGCGATATCAAAAGGCGTCAAACAATTAACCGGTGCCCAAGTCATGTGCACTGATTTACGTGCTTCAGCATCGTTGGTCATTGCAGGTTTAGTAGCTCAAGGCGAGACGGTGGTTGAACGCATCTATCATATTGACCGCGGCTATGAAACTATAGAGAAGAAATTGTCTGCGCTTGGCGCAAATATCAAACGCGTGAGTTAA
- a CDS encoding ATP-binding cassette domain-containing protein: MQTAQNSTSTQPQTHADDEALVVIDNIDFAHGFGAHQVYRGLSMRIPKGKITAVMGPSGIGKTTLLRLIGAQLRPQQGSITFAGENIHALGRSDLYELRKRMSMLFQSGALFTDMTVFDNIAFPIREHSVLPEEIIDTIVKLKLEAVGLRGARHLMPAELSGGMARRAALARAIALDPELIMYDEPFAGQDPISMGVIVKLIKELNQSLGLTSIVVTHDVAEVMTIADYVYIIADKKVVGHGTPSQLEASDDPLVHQFLHGEADGPVPFHYAAPSLEDELLGGNNAG; this comes from the coding sequence ATGCAGACGGCTCAAAATTCAACGAGCACCCAGCCACAAACTCACGCTGATGATGAAGCACTTGTTGTCATCGACAATATAGACTTCGCGCATGGGTTCGGCGCTCACCAAGTTTATCGTGGTTTATCGATGCGAATCCCAAAAGGGAAAATCACCGCAGTGATGGGCCCAAGTGGTATCGGTAAAACAACCTTATTGCGACTTATTGGTGCACAGTTACGTCCACAGCAAGGGAGCATTACCTTTGCTGGTGAAAATATTCATGCCTTAGGGCGCTCCGATTTGTACGAGTTGCGAAAGCGCATGAGCATGCTGTTCCAAAGTGGCGCATTGTTTACCGATATGACCGTATTCGACAATATCGCGTTTCCGATTCGTGAACACAGTGTGTTGCCTGAAGAAATCATCGACACCATTGTGAAGTTAAAGCTTGAAGCTGTCGGTTTGCGTGGTGCGCGGCATTTGATGCCAGCTGAATTATCCGGTGGTATGGCACGTCGCGCGGCTTTAGCGCGCGCTATCGCTCTTGACCCTGAATTAATTATGTATGACGAGCCGTTTGCCGGCCAAGATCCTATTTCAATGGGGGTTATAGTTAAGTTGATAAAAGAACTGAATCAATCACTTGGCTTAACCAGCATTGTTGTTACTCATGACGTTGCTGAAGTCATGACGATTGCGGATTACGTTTATATTATCGCCGACAAGAAAGTGGTTGGTCATGGCACACCAAGCCAGCTAGAAGCATCAGATGATCCTCTGGTTCATCAATTTTTGCATGGTGAAGCAGATGGCCCTGTGCCGTTCCATTATGCCGCGCCATCTTTAGAAGATGAGTTATTAGGGGGCAACAATGCTGGATAG
- a CDS encoding BolA family protein, which translates to MNMMTAESIQQHLLDELDVTEVLVKLDGSHANITVVGDVFAELSRVKKQQVVYAPLKELIASGELHAVSIRTYTPTEWQREKKLAMLS; encoded by the coding sequence ATGAATATGATGACAGCAGAATCCATTCAACAGCACTTGCTGGATGAACTCGATGTAACCGAGGTTTTGGTAAAACTAGATGGCAGCCACGCAAACATTACCGTGGTTGGTGATGTTTTCGCAGAACTCTCGCGAGTGAAAAAGCAGCAGGTTGTTTATGCCCCGTTGAAAGAGTTAATTGCGAGTGGTGAATTACATGCTGTCTCGATTCGTACCTATACCCCTACCGAATGGCAGCGTGAGAAAAAACTCGCGATGCTTAGCTAA
- the lptB gene encoding LPS export ABC transporter ATP-binding protein, which produces MSRLIAEHLAKSYNKRQVVKDVSLTVESGQIIGLLGPNGAGKTTTFYMIVGLVNNDKGRIMIDDDDISLLPMHERARRGIGYLPQESSIFRKLTVRDNIMAILETRKDLDANAREERLDGLLEEFHIGHIANSLGMSLSGGERRRVEIARALAADPAFILLDEPFAGVDPISVLDIKKIIEHLKNRGIGVLITDHNVRETLSVCENAYIVSHGELIATGDAHTILNNQQVKDVYLGEQFTL; this is translated from the coding sequence ATGAGCCGATTAATCGCTGAACATCTCGCGAAGTCATATAACAAACGACAAGTGGTTAAAGATGTCAGTTTAACCGTTGAATCCGGTCAGATTATTGGATTACTTGGCCCAAACGGCGCAGGTAAAACTACCACGTTTTACATGATTGTTGGCTTGGTAAATAACGATAAAGGACGCATCATGATTGACGATGACGACATTTCGTTATTGCCAATGCACGAGCGCGCTCGTCGCGGTATTGGTTACTTGCCACAAGAATCATCAATATTCAGAAAGTTGACGGTTCGCGACAACATCATGGCGATATTGGAAACCCGAAAGGACCTTGATGCGAATGCTCGAGAAGAGCGTCTCGATGGTCTGCTTGAAGAGTTTCATATCGGTCACATTGCCAACAGTTTAGGCATGAGCTTATCGGGCGGTGAACGCCGTCGCGTTGAGATTGCCCGCGCACTGGCCGCAGATCCTGCTTTTATTTTACTTGATGAGCCATTTGCTGGCGTCGACCCAATTTCTGTATTGGATATTAAAAAAATCATCGAGCATCTGAAAAATCGAGGCATCGGTGTTTTAATAACCGACCACAACGTTCGCGAAACCTTATCTGTTTGTGAAAATGCCTACATAGTTAGCCATGGCGAGTTAATTGCGACTGGCGATGCCCATACCATCTTAAATAACCAACAGGTTAAAGACGTGTATTTGGGTGAGCAGTTCACCCTCTAG
- a CDS encoding KpsF/GutQ family sugar-phosphate isomerase codes for MTETNKHSFRQLGERVIDIETAAVSGLKRFLNDDFEQACELLLNCRGRVIVIGMGKSGHIGGKIAATLASTGTPAFFVHPGEASHGDLGMITEHDVVVAISNSGETGELLAIAPLIKRRGVKLVSMTGNPKSTLADIADVHVCIAVEQEACPLGLAPTSSTTATLVMGDALAVALLNARGFTADDFAMSHPGGSLGRRLLLHIHDVMHGGERMPMVNEQATISEALLEMSRKGLGMTGVANAEGGLAGIFTDGDLRRILDQRIDLHSTAIAQVMTRNPVTIKPDVLAAQGLKLMEDRKINGLFVVDDHGVPQGALNMHDLLKAGVM; via the coding sequence ATGACCGAAACCAACAAACATTCATTTCGCCAACTTGGCGAGCGCGTTATTGATATCGAAACTGCTGCCGTTTCTGGCTTAAAACGGTTTTTGAATGATGACTTTGAGCAGGCGTGTGAACTGTTGCTAAATTGCCGCGGTAGGGTGATTGTTATTGGCATGGGTAAATCCGGTCATATTGGTGGGAAAATTGCAGCAACACTGGCATCAACTGGAACACCCGCATTTTTTGTTCACCCCGGTGAAGCGAGCCATGGTGATCTTGGCATGATTACCGAGCATGACGTGGTTGTTGCTATTTCTAACTCAGGAGAAACTGGCGAGCTGTTAGCCATTGCACCATTAATAAAGCGCCGTGGCGTTAAACTCGTTAGTATGACTGGCAACCCTAAATCAACGTTGGCAGACATTGCCGATGTGCATGTCTGTATTGCTGTCGAGCAAGAAGCTTGCCCACTCGGACTCGCTCCAACCTCTTCTACCACCGCTACTTTAGTTATGGGCGACGCACTTGCTGTGGCACTGTTAAATGCTCGAGGCTTTACCGCAGACGATTTCGCTATGTCACACCCAGGTGGTAGCTTGGGGCGTCGGTTACTGCTACACATTCATGATGTGATGCATGGCGGTGAACGTATGCCGATGGTTAATGAACAGGCAACGATTTCTGAGGCTTTGTTAGAAATGTCACGCAAAGGTCTTGGCATGACCGGAGTCGCTAACGCCGAAGGTGGTCTCGCCGGTATCTTTACCGATGGCGACTTGCGTCGTATCCTCGACCAACGGATTGATCTTCATAGTACTGCTATCGCACAAGTGATGACCCGAAATCCTGTCACGATTAAACCCGATGTGTTGGCTGCGCAGGGCTTAAAGCTGATGGAAGATCGTAAAATAAATGGCTTGTTTGTAGTGGATGATCACGGTGTGCCGCAAGGCGCACTCAACATGCACGACCTTCTGAAAGCCGGAGTCATGTAA
- a CDS encoding trypsin-like peptidase domain-containing protein gives MQLRQFAWYIVRSVILGLAVAAIVIYALPHLREQFSNNSQQSQQPLSFSTAVQRAAPAVVNIYSIGSTRDSYYSRRPNTLVRLGSGVIMDNRGHILTAYHVVADVNEIQVALQDGRNYSGQVIGYDRITDLAVVRIEADNLPTIPQNDSLTTQVGDVVLAIGNPHNLGQTITQGIVSATGGRMGVIHSHADLIQMDAVINEGASGGALINSQGYLVGINNAQFRDARGQGIDGIYFAVPYPLARSVMDTLIREGEVVRGYLGVQVGETPQSNPYTQPGIFITGVDPNSPAERAGLRAEDYITEINGQPMLTAAEGLALVAKTKPGTTLKVQFLRDNKEETTEVTITKLQP, from the coding sequence ATGCAGCTACGGCAATTTGCTTGGTATATTGTTCGATCAGTTATTCTTGGCTTAGCTGTCGCCGCTATTGTGATTTATGCCCTACCCCATTTACGTGAGCAATTCAGTAATAACTCACAACAATCACAACAGCCTTTGAGTTTTTCAACTGCTGTGCAGCGCGCAGCTCCTGCTGTAGTCAATATTTATAGTATTGGTTCTACGCGTGATTCCTATTATTCCCGACGTCCTAACACACTTGTAAGGTTGGGTTCGGGCGTGATCATGGATAATCGGGGGCATATTTTAACTGCCTATCATGTCGTCGCTGACGTGAACGAAATTCAAGTCGCTCTGCAAGATGGCCGAAACTATAGTGGTCAGGTTATTGGATACGATCGAATTACAGATCTTGCGGTGGTTCGCATTGAAGCTGACAATTTACCGACTATTCCGCAAAACGACTCATTAACAACACAGGTTGGTGATGTGGTTCTCGCGATTGGTAATCCGCACAATTTAGGGCAAACCATTACTCAAGGTATCGTCAGTGCGACGGGCGGCCGTATGGGTGTTATTCACTCGCATGCTGACTTGATTCAAATGGATGCCGTTATCAACGAAGGTGCTTCTGGCGGTGCTTTGATTAACAGCCAAGGTTATCTGGTGGGTATCAACAACGCACAGTTCCGCGATGCGCGAGGTCAAGGTATTGATGGTATCTACTTTGCAGTTCCATACCCATTAGCGCGCTCAGTCATGGATACTTTAATTCGTGAAGGTGAAGTAGTGCGTGGTTATTTAGGCGTACAAGTTGGCGAAACACCACAATCGAACCCTTACACGCAACCAGGTATTTTTATTACGGGTGTTGACCCAAATAGCCCTGCCGAGCGAGCTGGTTTGCGAGCTGAAGACTACATCACTGAGATCAATGGTCAACCAATGTTGACGGCAGCAGAAGGGCTGGCGTTGGTGGCGAAAACCAAGCCAGGTACTACGTTGAAAGTTCAGTTTTTACGTGACAATAAAGAAGAAACGACAGAAGTCACGATAACAAAACTACAGCCGTAA
- the mlaE gene encoding lipid asymmetry maintenance ABC transporter permease subunit MlaE has protein sequence MLDRVAALGRTTLDTIAGAGAAFFMLMRALIGKPNLRKSWPLLMQQMYSVGVLSLVIIVVSGLFIGMVLGLQGYTILVDFGAEQSLGPMVALSLLRELGPVVTALLFAGRAGSALTAEIGLMKATEQLSSLEMMGVDPLRRVISPRFWAGFYSMPILAIVFSAVGIYGGYLVGVRWLGVDDGAFWSVMQSNVEWGQDIVNGIIKSLVFAFVVTWIALHKGYSCTPTSVGISRATTSTVVTASLAVLGLDFVLTALMFG, from the coding sequence ATGCTGGATAGAGTCGCCGCGTTAGGGCGTACAACCCTCGACACGATAGCTGGCGCTGGCGCTGCGTTTTTCATGTTGATGCGGGCGTTGATAGGCAAGCCCAACTTGCGTAAATCATGGCCGTTACTGATGCAACAAATGTACTCAGTTGGTGTCCTATCGCTAGTTATTATAGTGGTGAGTGGTTTATTCATAGGGATGGTATTGGGCCTCCAAGGGTATACCATTTTGGTGGACTTCGGCGCTGAACAATCGCTCGGTCCCATGGTCGCACTATCATTGTTGCGGGAATTAGGCCCAGTAGTTACAGCTTTGCTATTTGCCGGCCGTGCCGGTTCGGCACTAACGGCAGAAATTGGATTAATGAAGGCGACTGAACAGTTATCAAGTCTCGAAATGATGGGCGTTGACCCGCTGCGTCGCGTTATTTCACCGCGTTTCTGGGCTGGTTTTTACAGCATGCCTATTCTCGCTATCGTATTTTCAGCCGTTGGTATCTATGGCGGTTATCTTGTCGGTGTACGTTGGTTAGGTGTTGATGACGGTGCATTTTGGTCGGTCATGCAATCGAACGTAGAGTGGGGGCAAGATATCGTGAACGGTATTATCAAAAGTTTAGTGTTCGCATTCGTGGTGACCTGGATAGCCTTGCATAAAGGGTATAGCTGCACGCCGACTTCGGTAGGTATCAGTCGCGCCACAACATCGACGGTGGTCACGGCATCACTTGCCGTGCTTGGCCTCGACTTCGTATTAACAGCATTGATGTTTGGATAA
- a CDS encoding MlaC/ttg2D family ABC transporter substrate-binding protein — translation MKKWLVAVLIAVSAFAGGNVAQAELIRDENPYVLLEKLANKTIERIEQDRAMIDEDINHIRVIIREEMMPYVDYVYAAKRVLGRNLTETTEEQRQEFYTVFRDYLITTYAGAFTQYDESKHTIEFADSGRFEKGSRMVVVNTRLVEEGRPPVRLDFKMRYDNGDDVWKAYDLVVEGVSLLNSKQAEISAVIRSNGIDGTIALLREKAQESVKPHDDSVGVE, via the coding sequence ATGAAGAAGTGGTTGGTAGCAGTGTTGATCGCGGTATCAGCGTTCGCTGGTGGCAATGTTGCTCAGGCTGAGTTGATTCGCGACGAGAACCCATACGTTTTGTTGGAAAAATTGGCGAATAAAACTATTGAGCGCATTGAGCAAGATCGCGCCATGATTGACGAAGATATTAACCATATCCGTGTCATCATCCGCGAAGAAATGATGCCATATGTCGATTATGTGTATGCGGCGAAGCGCGTTTTAGGTCGTAATTTAACGGAAACAACCGAAGAGCAGCGCCAAGAATTTTACACGGTATTTCGTGATTACCTGATTACGACTTATGCAGGAGCATTCACTCAGTACGACGAAAGCAAACATACGATAGAGTTTGCTGACTCGGGTCGTTTCGAAAAAGGCAGCCGCATGGTTGTGGTGAACACACGACTGGTTGAAGAAGGCCGTCCGCCAGTTCGCCTTGATTTCAAAATGCGCTATGACAATGGTGACGATGTGTGGAAAGCTTACGACCTAGTTGTAGAAGGGGTGAGCTTACTAAACAGTAAACAAGCCGAAATAAGTGCGGTAATCCGCAGTAATGGTATTGATGGAACCATTGCGTTATTGCGGGAAAAAGCACAGGAATCAGTAAAACCACATGATGACAGTGTAGGTGTTGAGTAA
- the kdsC gene encoding 3-deoxy-manno-octulosonate-8-phosphatase KdsC, with protein sequence MISTWYGDITAVLFERFKQIKLVVCDVDGVFSDGCIYLGNQGEELKAFNTRDGFGVKALLNAGIEVAVITGRRSAIVENRMTALGVTHIYQGQEDKLSCFQQLLAKLDMEEHQVASIGDDVPDIDMLKHSGLSISVQDGHPYVQQSADYVTSQRGGYGAVRELSDLILLAQGQLQLHGGVSL encoded by the coding sequence ATGATTAGTACTTGGTACGGCGATATCACTGCCGTGTTATTTGAGCGTTTCAAACAAATCAAGCTTGTTGTATGCGACGTCGATGGCGTGTTTTCCGACGGCTGTATTTATTTAGGCAACCAGGGCGAAGAGCTCAAGGCGTTTAATACACGTGATGGTTTCGGCGTCAAAGCACTGCTCAATGCTGGTATCGAGGTAGCGGTCATTACTGGGCGTCGTTCGGCCATTGTTGAAAACCGCATGACTGCGCTTGGTGTAACACATATTTATCAAGGCCAAGAAGATAAGTTAAGTTGTTTCCAGCAACTTCTTGCAAAATTAGATATGGAGGAACACCAGGTAGCTAGCATTGGTGACGATGTGCCCGATATTGATATGCTTAAGCACAGTGGTCTCAGCATTTCCGTTCAAGACGGCCATCCGTATGTTCAGCAATCAGCAGACTATGTTACCTCGCAACGCGGGGGTTATGGTGCGGTGCGCGAACTGAGCGACTTGATTTTACTCGCTCAAGGCCAATTGCAATTGCACGGGGGCGTCAGTTTGTGA
- the mlaD gene encoding outer membrane lipid asymmetry maintenance protein MlaD, producing MESRNTQLAVGFFVIIGVLALLFLGLQAANTSVVTNGETYKLYAKFDNIGGLKERSPVKVGGVVVGRVSKISLSGDYYEPLVEMTISKEYSEFSDTTSVSILTSGLLGEQYIGLNPGFIDDTVEMLKDGDQIYDTKSALVLEDLIGQFLFSQGND from the coding sequence ATGGAATCAAGAAATACACAATTAGCAGTCGGTTTCTTTGTCATTATTGGCGTTCTGGCATTGTTATTTTTGGGCTTACAAGCAGCCAACACCAGTGTTGTGACTAATGGTGAAACATATAAACTTTATGCAAAGTTCGACAACATTGGTGGACTAAAAGAGCGTTCTCCGGTCAAAGTAGGTGGTGTGGTTGTTGGCCGGGTGAGCAAAATATCGCTCAGTGGCGATTATTACGAGCCGTTAGTCGAGATGACGATTAGTAAGGAATACAGTGAATTTTCTGACACGACCTCTGTCTCAATTCTTACTTCGGGCCTTTTAGGTGAACAATATATTGGGTTGAATCCCGGCTTTATCGACGACACGGTTGAAATGTTAAAAGACGGCGACCAAATTTATGACACCAAATCAGCGCTCGTGTTGGAAGACTTGATTGGTCAGTTCCTGTTTAGTCAGGGTAACGATTAA